Part of the Nicotiana sylvestris chromosome 5, ASM39365v2, whole genome shotgun sequence genome is shown below.
ttgacaaaaagaagcaacacaaacatacagtagcagtaggggtaagctaggattcagtagtaaaagagACATATTCGAAGTacagtagtcaagtaggtcaagtagtcacatagaatcaaaagTGAAGAAGAATATAGTAACAggtaagagagtcagaaacaagtaaagacctTCAGACTTATAGTAATAAGCGAGGAATACTCTTTTAAGAAATTAAGGCTTCGACaatagtcgagtttaagagatgataagaacttagaatcagataagtcaaacaaggaaaagagaatCAGAAACAAAGAGCTTAATCGAACAAGTAGACATTCACACAAACAAGAATAGTTTCAGAACTTGGATAAGACCAAAAAGgatctagggttttcaacatgctgaatcaagtagaaggaaagcataagcaAGTCGTTTGAAAATAgtaaaatcacaaacaacattaaaaatcagagaagagatctttaaaaaagttaagagaaaccctaatcgttgaaaaaatgaagagtcattttgaaagaaaatcgaagaaccttcaagaaaacacttaagaagttcgtaATAAGCACAGATCTAgaatagatctgaaagaaaatcaaaagaccttaaagctagggtttcagagaacctagaaaaggtgagaaagaccttgaaagttaccgatctaaccagaaaagtcaaggatctgacttgaacggACATGGTTGGCCGGAGAAAGACCAGGGATGGCCaaagaaaggccatgaatggaagTTGAGTAAGGATTGGACTAGATTTCCTCGAGGTCTGGCCATTAAATGACACAAACGAGCCACCAAAAGATGTAGGAGGCCGTTATACATGCATCTCAATCGGCCatgggaggccatggattaggtggggattgaggtggattagggtggaattAGGTGGCGGCGGATAGGGTTCATGTGAGGTtacagagagaattgagaggagagggattcaagggtggTGTTTGGTGAAAAGTGAGTTAGGGTAAAAggtcgtttgggattaattatGGTAAGGGGTAATGATGGTCGTTGatttgaatgatcaacggcctggattaaaatggttaggtggggaatccgggttgggctggtttaattgggttgggtttaaattgaaattgggctggggaaattgggtttgatttggggtgaAATTGAAGaccaatttgggctaaaattgaaatagccacttttccctttttaatttataaaaaatagtaaataaatttctaaaaacaaattgaaggcataaaaatgatttataatatataactAACAATTTAAAATACAGGATCCCATTTTATAAATGTGAAACCtgattaaaccttaaaagggctaatattgcaattatatgcaatttagcttaaagaaATACTAACTAAAATTgtataaatatgtaaaaattaccttaaccatattttggcataaatataaaaatccaataaatgaatcatcaaaaataataattttggaaataattgaTGGGATTTTATAAATGAAAAGGggaaataaatcgatttaaaaacctttaaaatttaggaaaaataataaaacatttggacatgcttatgtatgcatttatatgttattttgaggttgttttgcatatatcaaaatatataggaaaacattgggtatcaacaaggggtgtgacgcgtatctagcttatgtgagagatgtcagtattgatacccctacagttgattctgcccagtagtacgggattttcctgatgtgtttccagctgaccttctgggcatgccgcccgatagagatattgattttgtcattgatctgttgccgggcactcagcccatttctattccttcgtatcgtatggctcctcctgagttgaaggtgttgaaggatcagttgcaggaattgcttgataagggttttattcggtccagtgtatcaccttggggttctcctatcttgtttgtgaagaaaaaggatggttctatgcgtatgtgtattaattatcgccagttgaacaaagttacagtgaagaaccgttatcctttgcctcgtattgatgatctgtttgaccagcttcagggcgcacatgtgttttctaagattgacttgtgcttaggttaccatcagttgaagattcgggagccaattATTtggaagactgctttcaggactcggtatggtcattacgagttccttttttatgtcatttgggctgaccaatgcccccattagcctttatgcatttgatgcacagtatgttctggccatatcttgactcattcatcattgtttttattgatgatattttggtgtattctcgGTGTCAGGAAGATCACGAACAACACCTAAGGACTGTGCTCCAGACTCTTAGGGAAaataaattatatgcaaagttctcgaaatgtgagttttggttggattctgtggcattattaggccacgtggtatcgagtgagggtattcaggtggatccgaagaaagtgcaagcagtgcaaagttggcccagaccatcttcagctacatagatccgcagttttcttggcctggcgggttattaccgtcgttttgttgaagggttttcatcgattgcagaccctatgaccaggctgacccagaagggtgctccattccagtggatggaagagtgtgaggagagcttccagaagctcaagacggttTTGACTACAggcccagttttgatattgcctataggtttggggtcttataccatctattatgatgcctcgaggattggccttggagcggtattgatgcaagacagtagggtgatttcctATGTCTCCAGTCAGTTGAAAGTACATAAGAAGAATTATCGtgtccatgatctcgagctagctgctattgttcatgccttgaagatctggcataattatttgtacggtgttccttatgagatttatactgatcatcggagcttgcagcacctgttcaagtaaAAAGTTCTAATTTTGCACTAGAGGAGGAGgttggagttgctgaaggactatgatatcactattttgtatcacctgggcaaggacaatgtggtggttgataccttgagtcgccgggcagagagtttggggagtttggcttatttaccagcagcggagaggcctaTGGAGATAGATGTTCAtgccttagccagctagtttgtgagattggatcttttagaTCCCAGTCGGGCTCTAGCTTGCGTGATTTCTCGATctttcttatttgatcgtatcagggagcgttagTTTGATGactctcatttgcttgtccttaaggataaggttcagcacaatgatgctagagatgtgactattggtgatgatggggtattgaggatgcagggtcggatttgtgtacctaatgttgatgggcttcgggagttgattctaaaggaggcccatagttcgcggtattccatttatccaggtgctgcaaagatgtaccaggattgaggtagcactattggtggaggcggatgaataAAGATacagttgggtttgtagcttggtgcctcaactgttagcaggtgaagtaAGAGCACCAGAAACTGGGTGGGTTgtttcagtagatagagattccggagtatAAGTGGAAGCGGATCGctatagactttgtagttgggctcccatggactttgagaaagttcgatgctatttgggtgattatggataggCTGACAAAGTCCACGCACTTctttcctgtgtgtactacctattattcGGAGCGATTAGtgaagatttatatccgggagattgttcgtccacatggtattccagtttccatcatttcggatagaggtactcagttcacatcacgattctagagggccgtacagcatgagttagttactcgggtggagttgagtacaacatttcacccttggACGGACgtatagtccgagcgcactattcagattcttgaggatatgctctgtgcgtgtgtgattgagtttggagggtcttgggatcagttcttgccattggcggagtttgcctacaataacagctatcagtccagcattcagatggcaccgtatgaggctttatatggtaggcggtgtagatcctcgatgggttggttcgagccgggcgaggctagatttttgggcacagacttggttcatgatgctttggagaaggttaaggtgatttaggatagactccgtacagcccagtccagacaaaagagttatgcggaccggaaggttctgctttgggtttcgcctatgaagggcgtcatgagatttaggaagaaagggaagttgagtctgagatttgttggtccttttgagatattgaggcgtgttggggaggttgcttatgagcttgccttacctcctaacTTGTAGGGCTCTTCAAGACTAGCCTTTCACTCCTAAGAAGTGGGAATAGGAGTTAATCAATGACTGAAATTTCTTAGAAAGATTGCCTAATGCCTTATCTCTTCTGGATTCCATCTCACTCTCTTTCGGTCCGAAGCCGATAGGAAGTGAAAGTCGCTGAGGTAAGTTCCGATAGAGCTAGGTTCCGGGTATTCCTACCATTTTTTCTTATAGGTTACTCTTTGAACTCAACATTAAAGCACTGGAAGAGAATCGCTATCCTCTTTCTAAAAGGACGGGGATTTAGGTCTATTGCTTATGTCCGATTTGCTGAGGCTAGCTTGACTTCACTCACTtcagagagagaaaaaaagaataagaaaggaGTGTAGCAGccagaaagagaaaaaaatcccCTCTTCCGCTTAAGGCACCGAAGTCCCTGAGCTAATATCAATAGCAGGTGTTGCGTGAGCCTCCAGATGCAATAGAAACAAAGACAGGGAACGGGTTACCTACTCTTAACGGGCAAAGCGAGCCCCTTTATTCTGAATTCTttaattcagaatcaatcaaatcTCCCCAAGTAGGATTCGAACCTACGACCAATCGGTTAACAGCCGACCGCTCTACCACTGAGCTACTGAGGAACAACAGGAGATTCGATCTCATAGAGTTCAATTCCCGTTCCCAACCCATGACCAATATGAGCTCGAAGCTTCCTTCGTAACTCCCGGAACTTCTTCGTAGTGGCTCCCTTACATGCCTCATTTCAGAGGGAACCTCAAAGTGGCTCTATTTCATTATATTCCATCCATATCCCAATTCCATTCATTTAATATCCCTTTGGTGTCATTGACATAACAGATGTCGTTTCTAGTCTatctctttctatttcttttctaTATATGGAAAGTTCAAAAATCATCATATAATAATCCAGAAATTGCAATAGAAAAGAAATAAGGGAGGTTTGTGATGATTTTTCAATCTTTTCTACTAGGTAATCTAGTATCCTTATGCATGAAGATAATCAATTCGGTCGTTGTGGTCGGACTCTATTATGGATTTCTGACCACATTCTCCATAGGGCCCTCTTATCTCTTCCTTCTCCGAGCTCTGGTTATGGAAGAAGGAACCGAGAAGAAGGTATCAGCAACAACTGGTTTTATTACGGGGCAGCTCATGATGTTCATATCGATCTATTATGCGCCTCTGCATCTAGCATTGGGTAGACCTCATACAATAACTGTCCTAGCTCTACCAtatcttttgtttcatttcttctgGAACAATCACAAACACTTTTTTGATTATGGATCTACTACCAGAAATTCAATGCGTAATCTCAGCATTCAATGTGTATTCCTGAATAATCTCATTTTTCAATTATTCAACCATTTCATTTTACCAAGTTCAATGTTAGCCAGATTAGTCAACATTTATCTCTTTCGATGCAACAGCAAGATCTTATTTGTAACAAGTGGTTTTGTTGGTTGGTTAATTGGTCACATTTTATTCATGAAATGGCTTGGATTGGTATTAGTCTGGATACGGCAAAATCATTCTATTAGATCGAATAAGTACATTCGATCTAATAAGTACCTTTGAGCCGGCTAACTCTTTGAAGCCCACTGATGCCTTTTGAAGACCTTCTTCCCTCTACCCAGATGAAAAGAGTTCCAGTGAGCTCGCCAAGGAAAGCAGATTAATTCTATCAAACTCTTTCTTCCCAGCTAAGCTAAAGAAGATCTAACCCTCCTCTTCCACTGAGGCCACTTCCTTCTTACCATTTAGCTATTTTCCCCATCGAGAAAGAGATCGAGGATAGGTCGgaagcttcttccttcgaaggactttctccttcatcaaatgaatTCTCTCCCATGACCCCATTCAATCAATGCTACCGGGTATTCACTCGCTTATTGAAAATCTTGCCATACCATATTTTCTATTTAGTCGGCACTCTTGTCTGTCGAGTACTTTTAGTAGTCTTGCTCTTCCTTCCTCCATTGCTGAGGTTAGCTCTGTATTTTTGTCGTGTACTTTTTCTCTCTTTCTAATTCTAAGGATTAAGTCTTCCGCTAACATaacaaaaaagaaaggaaagcaGGGAAGAGGACTAAGCTCTGTCCGAGAAGATCGGGTATTCAACTTCATTCATGCCGAGCGGCAAGAGGGGTAGCAGGAACTGGAACGGATTATTCGACCTGATCGATTTGTCTGCCCCAAAACGTGTGCTTCCACGGAGTATGGTTCAACCCGGGCTAGCTATGGAACAGGCTTGTGAACTAGGGACTCCGTTTCGGGATCTTCATCGACTAATGGGGAATAGAATACAAGTGTTGAGTACCAGCTTCTACTCTTGTGAAAGGTGGGCCTGACCTCTTCCTTTCTATTTAGAAAGTGAAAGTCCTTGCCGGTGTGACAGTATGAGTAGACGGTGCTCTTCTCTTTCCGGGTTCATAATCGGTGCTATTGAATCTGCAGTTAAGGGAATATCGCCAGTTCTTTGAAAAAGAGTTCCGCTCACTTCATCCCTCTCCTTTCAGTCGAGTCACTTCGTCCCTTTGAGGGAGGTTTAGCCTAGCCTTCAGGTCCCATAAAAAAAATGGAGCTTACCGGTTTATAGAATTGAGAAATAGATGTCCTACCAAGGCTGTATGGAATAGAATGAAGGGTTAGGGTTCTTGCGGGAAGAAGGACAAACCGGGCCCCTAGTGGTCCTTATCTTATCACGCCACACATGGAGACATCTCAAATAGGTAAATTGGTTTGGGAAGACGGGGAAAAACATCCTCAGTCAATAGACAAAGAAAAAAACTGATATGTTACACAAAAACAATCCAATGTTTGTCTTTCTAAGGATTTATTTTCCTTGTCGTGGTTCATATTAAAGTTGGAaaaattcttctttttcttcttattgtGGAAATGGAGGGAAGGCAAAGGTCCGTAGTTTATGGAATTATTATAGTAGGTTGGTCTAGTAATTAGGGGGAGGCCGTTCGGTCGCCTATGATACCTTTTTCGGACGAGTCAAGCAAGTCCAGGAAGAGTGAATCGTCAAATAGGGGAAGTAATATCACAGCAAAAGCCTTTTGGGTCGGAAGAACAAGCTTCTTCTTTTCGATCTGGTAGGAGGGGAAGGAGGACAAAGTCCTGCCGCTTTCTCGATCAACTAACCGAACTCTTGAAGACAAGGAAAGGGACTGATTCACAAAGGAGTCCGGCACCGACCTCCCATGCTGCAAACAGTCAAATCTGAACTGAACCCTGTCGCTCTTCTTTCTTTCCTCGCGAGCAGGAAACACACCAGGGGGCGGCTCCAGAGGCGCTGCCGCAGGCACCAACACCGACATAAATTGCCCACCCCGCTCCAGATCAAAAAGAGCATGCGAGACTTCGAAGGGACATTCACACTTTGATTCATGAGCAACATCACGAGAACAGCTGAGAATGAAAATTAGAAAATTTCACATCTACGGTAGATTCTGTGCCCCAAATCATTTAGACTTATGAAACTAAGCGGGGAAGGTATGACCCCTCCCCCATTGAACAAAAGGGATCCGTAGGGCGGGCTCACTCACATACTGGATAGGTGACTCGGAATTATAGTGCTAGTTCCATTCCCTCAGGGAAGAGAAAGCATGAATCTATTACAATCTTAGTAGAGAACAGAGGAGGAAGAAACACGTTGGTTCTTCGTTCCACTTACGAGGGGTATGAATTTTATCTGCCAGCATTCGTCGACTTCCGCGATAGGATTTATCGCGTGGGGGTATTACATTTCCACAAGCGTGATTTAGCAAGGTCTTTGATAGTGTTCTCTAAACGTACAGTTTATGAGGCAATTTCTTTTACGGGAACCGAAACAAGAGCTTGAACAGGAGCTGCTGTCGATATTGGCAACGTTTTTAGGGAGCTCTTTAGGAGCGAAATGACGGACGCGCTAGGAGTGGTCTTTAAGAGCCTTCTTTCGAGTCACCCGGTGAATTTACCAACCCTATTCGACTTCATCGCTACGCCCTTTACCTCTTCATTGGGAGCAGTTTGACTATAGAGGGTTCCCCCCTAATTGAACTCAAGCTTCTTTTTATGCTATTTGGAGCGAAATTCACTAGAACTAGAAGGACTGAATAGCTACAATTGCTTTAGTGAGTCTTAGGCCCCTAACCGGAAATACGCTATTTGGACTACAATGACTTTTGCACCAACTCTTCTGAATGAAGCAGCTGAAAAAAAGGAATGTAGAGAAGAATATCCATATAATAAAGCTTTCCCAACCGGCCAACGATCCTTCTCGTGCGCTGATCGTGGATAAGACACTCAGAAGAAGAAAAGATGAGACAAAGATGGGTTAGCTGCAAGGTGACTGACACGCTTACGCCTTCAACCCCAAAATAGTCGGATTCGTGCAAAAAAGTAACATCCGAGATTTGTGAACAGACCGGCTTGGGACAGAGAAATCCGGATATGATTTGCCTCAAATAAAAAATGATAAACCCTAAATTCGAAAAAAATTCCGAATTACGAAGGCTTAGTTCGGATCCTAAAGAATGATATTTTTGCTTGTTCAATTTAAACTAGTGGTTGGTTAATGAGACTCCTAGCTTAATTtagagttcatccggtatttcatgtttcaatgccctgaaggtatcacggtgatccgtcttaCGTGTTGGATGTCAATTCAGTTCAGTTGGACAATGATCTATCTTATGTCGAGGAGCCAGTGGCagtattggataggcaggttcgaaagctgagatcaaagaacattgcatcagtgaaggtttcgtggcggggtcagccggtcgaggaggcgacctgagaGACTGAGTAGGATATGCgtagtcgttaccctcatcttttcactacttcaggtatgtctctatgctcgttcgaggacgaatgaatatTTAAGtatgggaggatgtaacgacctaaccggtcattttaagaattaacaccccgatcccctgtTAATTGCTTTtcccatgtttgtttctgctattttgatttgtcgggatgtttggttttgagtttcggagagttttgggacacttagtcgcTAAATGaaagtttaagttttagaaattaTACCATAGTCGGAGTAGTGTAAATACGGCCGCGGAATCAAATTctgttggttccgttagctctgttgggtgattttgggcttaggggcatgttcggattatgttttggaggtccgtagctaatttaggcttgaaatgccgaaacttaaattttttaagttttttgtttgatagtgagattttgataacagggtcagaatggaattctggaagttggagtatctccttagtgttgaatatgacatgcttgcaaaatttcaggtcattcggacgaggtttgatagacttttcgatcgaaagcgtaatttgagagttttgaagtttttaggcttgaatcctatgttaaattggtgttttgatgttgttttaagcgtttcgaagattggaacaagtacgagtaatgttttaggattggttggcatatttagttgaggttccgggggcctcgggtgtgtttcggatgctcaacgggtaattttggaacttagagaaattgcagaaaattgcagcagcccagttctggtttccttctttgcaTTCGCGAATGGGATCTTGCGTTCGCGAATAGGAGCTGGGGATTGTGGGGTTTAATGCTTCTTGTTCGCAAAGTttctcccgcgttcgcgaagctgagaggtcttatacctacgcgttcgcgatggtgttcccgcgttcgcgtaggaggaggaGATTGTGCACCCCGTTCGTGACTAGGGCATCGCGTTTGAGATAAAGGAAATATGGACCAAGCAaagttgtgcttcacgaacgcgagggtccttccgcattcgcgaagTAGGAAATACCTGGGTAGAAtatttaagttcaaaatcgagggtttagccattatgtgaaaactaGATCttgggagctcgaatttgagcgaggttttgatggattttcagagatatcaattgggtaacgattctaaactccttttgcttgtaacccattaatctaaacatgaattaatCATTTAATTTCACAATTTATATGAAAAATggaggaaagttcttagaccaaatattcgagttttgattgaggatttaacattggatttggataattttggtatggttagactcgtgagagtatgagaattctgaaaatgtaaattttacctgattccgagatgtgggcccgaggggcactTTGataattttacctaatttcgtgtattagcttagaatttatttgtggaatcagttacttgaagttatatttacattatgcaattgaattgaatagatttgggccatttggagtcgagtactcatggcaagaacgtggtttcgggttgattattgagccggttcgaggtaaatggcttgcctgaccttgtgtgagggaaactccccttaggatttgatattatTGATATTTGGAATGCCTTGTAtgcgaggtgatgagtgtgtacatgtgctaattgttgaaaatccgattttcgtTAAGTAAATTTAATTAtgttctttttcctgtttatactacttgcaatttaagtcggctgttagcttagagaatcatgcctaattgacttaattgctttaattgCTTAAACTGTCTTATTTGGACTACGtaaagcatgctaggttagaaatacatgTTTACCTTGGTGTGAAATTGAATTAAATTGAGTGTTTCTTCGTGTTGTTGttgcgtgtttactttgggactacggggcgGTAGCCCGAGAGATTccctgcacatatatatatttatttggactgtagtgtgggataccaagagatccccgacacGTATTAAGGATACTACGACATCCttaggataccgagagatcctcagcatagatattgaggatactaagagatcctcgggatactaagaaatccccggttgttatctccaTGTTGAGCTGTACTTccttccgtgattattttgtttctgttgtagttgttgttgttctttctattttatgttatttcttactgttgcacttaattttACTGCCTTATCCTATACTGTCAttccttatatttcatttaatctcagtaggtccCTGattttcctcgtcactacccgaccgaggttaggcttggcacttactgagtatcgttatggtgtactcatgccctttctgcgcatgtttttcatgtgcagatccaagtacttcgactcagtcttatcatccttgagacGAGGTGCTTCTAtagagatttcgaggtatatctaccgcgtccgaAGACCGAGGAGTtcttttctatctttctgtaatagtatagacCTTCGGTATTTCTCTTTTGTTAGATATTTCTGGAGTTAgatcttcttatgtatctcttagcttgtgattcatggggttccggattttgggaagtgttaggttgagattcttgtactgttatatgcTAGGTGGCATCCTAAACACTATTTCCTTTTATTATTtcggttttatattattttctttccgcaaaattgtttcttttccgcatttgttaggcttacctagtcgtagagactaggtgccatcatgatagttcacggagggcgaactggggtcgtgaaaGCACGCcacaacaggtgaaataaggatGGATTAATATGATAGAATAGGAGTGAATTTGTACCGATacggtgggattgggttgcacgccgcaataggtgaaataagggtggattgatacagtaaaataagggtgaattatgatactTATATTGCTATATGTTGGGATCGGGTTTTGCAccgcaacatatatatatattatttactatTGTTGATGTTAGTACCCTTAAATAAGGGATATATCTGTGTTGTCCGGTGGGATCAGATTGTGCGCCGCAGCAACCTATATGTTTCTATTTCCTTGAGCTGCGTTAGTTTTCGATATTTTCATTTAAAACCTTAAGAATTGGTAATTTTGAACGACACTGGCTTAATTCTTGAGGTAGTAGCTATTATTTTTAGTTGACTGTCTTATATACTCTGGCAAATTGAGAGGGTAATAATATACTCTCTCTATAAACAAAGTGATTTGATTTGCTCATTTTCTTTTTAACTATATCCAGCAAAATCTTTACAACTTATTAAAAGATCCTTCTTATGTCGCAATCCAAGCAACAGACCTATCTTAAATTTGTATATACCCTATTGACTGTAATAAAAAATGAGGGCCCTCCACAATATGGACATAAAGCAGTTGTTTTACCTGCTTTAGGGAAGGGTCACCCCTGCAGGTTGCCAACAGAAAAAAGGTGCATGCATGTATAACGTACAAAGAAACAGAAAATATAAAATTATGTTTGGTCTACTAGCAGTTGACTCTTTATAGTTATCTTGGCTTCTCATCAGTTAATTGAAATTTAAAGAAGGCAAAAACGTACACATCCTTGTGTAGGTTAAAAGTTATTTCTAAAGAAGATTGGGGTCGAAATA
Proteins encoded:
- the LOC138891072 gene encoding putative protein TIC 214 N-terminal part; this translates as MIFQSFLLGNLVSLCMKIINSVVVVGLYYGFLTTFSIGPSYLFLLRALVMEEGTEKKVSATTGFITGQLMMFISIYYAPLHLALGRPHTITVLALPYLLFHFFWNNHKHFFDYGSTTRNSMRNLSIQCVFLNNLIFQLFNHFILPSSMLARLVNIYLFRCNSKILFVTSGFVGWLIGHILFMKWLGLVLVWIRQNHSIRSNKYIRSNKYL